One stretch of Candidatus Effluviviaceae Genus I sp. DNA includes these proteins:
- the infB gene encoding translation initiation factor IF-2 — MTKKRIYQVAKEFRISSEALVGMLKKLGVDAASHMNTIEDDEIERARAEFEKEKEALKREYAKKLKRAVKEKAAAPASGAARATAPAPPPGGAKEPPAHEPPPARTPTATAKSAPTPVVPRYVKPVLPVGGIPVVKRIERPAAAPREGAAAQPAAPEKRKGAQRSVEPPPPAGPGPVGADALRATLAAREAAEALAKKKRRRRPRIDQKSVEDTVRRTLAGTLDQRGRRRHRRDRDEGEDVEGTVEERIPIPEFSSVAEFAERLGVPANDVIKKCMDLGLLVTINQRLDEDTILLLADEFDADVEFIHEYGEDILEDALEKAVVAAELVPRAPVVAVMGHVDHGKTLLLDYIRRTNVVAGEAGGITQHIGAYEVSHGGKGITFLDTPGHEAFTAMRARGAQVTDVVVLVVAATEGVMPQTLEAIDHAKAAGVPVIVAVNKIDLPAANPDKVKTELANAGLTVEEWGGGTVAVETSAKSGLGVDKLLDMVVLQSELLELRSTPDGPARGVVIEVEKERGRGVVTTVLIEAGTLRVGDPFVVGLADGKVRALYSDRGVSLETAGPSTPVRVSGLTGVPQAGDVLAVVSDERLARDISAKRRQQQWERQTRFEHRVTLEDLHKQIAVGAVKELGIIIKGDVDGSVGALADALEKLSTPEVKVVVIRKAVGAVTETDVLLAAASNAIIVGFHISAAPRVRELAKRERVEIRLYKVIYEVVEDIRAAMEGLLEPERREVPVGRAEVREVFRIPNRGLVAGCYVLSGSVKRGSRARVIRDEMVVYEGTIDSLRRFKDDAREVQTGFECGIGMEGLGDVQANDLIETYDIEEVARKLSAASGR, encoded by the coding sequence GTGACGAAGAAGCGCATCTATCAGGTGGCCAAGGAGTTCCGCATCTCGAGCGAGGCCCTCGTCGGCATGCTCAAGAAGCTCGGCGTTGACGCGGCGAGCCACATGAACACGATCGAGGACGACGAGATCGAGAGGGCCCGGGCCGAGTTCGAGAAGGAAAAGGAAGCGCTGAAGCGGGAGTACGCCAAGAAGCTCAAGCGGGCGGTGAAGGAGAAGGCGGCGGCCCCGGCTTCGGGCGCGGCGCGTGCGACGGCTCCGGCCCCGCCCCCCGGAGGAGCCAAGGAGCCTCCTGCCCATGAGCCCCCTCCCGCACGGACCCCGACGGCCACGGCGAAGTCTGCACCCACACCGGTCGTTCCCAGGTACGTCAAGCCGGTGCTCCCGGTCGGCGGCATCCCGGTCGTGAAGCGGATCGAACGACCGGCGGCCGCGCCCCGTGAGGGGGCGGCCGCGCAGCCGGCGGCGCCCGAGAAGAGGAAGGGGGCGCAACGCTCGGTGGAGCCTCCCCCCCCGGCCGGACCGGGGCCCGTGGGAGCGGACGCCCTGAGGGCGACGCTGGCGGCGCGCGAAGCGGCCGAGGCCCTCGCGAAGAAGAAGCGCCGCAGAAGACCGCGGATCGACCAGAAGAGCGTCGAGGACACGGTGCGACGGACGCTCGCCGGGACGCTGGACCAGAGAGGGAGGCGAAGGCACAGGAGGGATCGCGACGAGGGAGAGGACGTCGAGGGGACCGTGGAGGAGAGGATCCCGATCCCAGAGTTCTCCTCGGTCGCGGAGTTCGCTGAGCGGCTCGGTGTTCCGGCGAACGACGTCATCAAGAAGTGCATGGACCTGGGGCTTCTCGTCACGATCAACCAGAGGCTGGACGAAGACACGATCCTCCTGCTCGCCGACGAGTTCGACGCGGACGTCGAGTTCATCCACGAGTACGGCGAGGACATCCTCGAGGACGCGCTCGAGAAGGCGGTCGTGGCGGCGGAGCTGGTGCCGCGCGCGCCCGTGGTGGCGGTGATGGGACACGTGGATCACGGCAAGACGCTGCTCCTCGACTACATCCGGCGGACGAACGTCGTGGCGGGCGAGGCCGGCGGCATCACGCAGCACATCGGCGCGTACGAGGTCTCGCACGGCGGAAAGGGCATCACGTTCCTCGACACGCCGGGTCATGAGGCCTTCACCGCCATGCGCGCGAGGGGCGCGCAGGTCACCGACGTCGTCGTGCTCGTCGTCGCCGCCACGGAGGGGGTGATGCCCCAGACGCTCGAGGCGATCGACCACGCGAAGGCCGCGGGCGTCCCCGTGATCGTGGCCGTCAACAAGATCGACCTCCCGGCGGCGAATCCCGACAAGGTCAAGACCGAGCTCGCCAACGCGGGGCTCACGGTGGAGGAGTGGGGCGGTGGCACGGTGGCGGTCGAGACGTCGGCGAAGAGCGGACTCGGAGTGGACAAGCTCCTGGACATGGTCGTGCTGCAGTCGGAGCTCCTCGAGCTTCGGTCCACGCCAGATGGCCCGGCGCGAGGCGTCGTCATCGAGGTGGAGAAGGAGAGGGGGCGGGGCGTCGTCACGACCGTTCTCATCGAGGCGGGCACGCTCAGGGTGGGCGACCCGTTCGTCGTCGGGCTGGCCGACGGCAAGGTGCGGGCGCTGTACAGCGACCGCGGCGTCTCCCTGGAAACGGCGGGCCCGTCGACGCCCGTCCGGGTGTCCGGTCTCACGGGCGTCCCGCAGGCCGGCGACGTGCTGGCGGTCGTCTCGGACGAGCGCCTTGCCCGCGACATCAGCGCGAAGCGCCGCCAGCAGCAGTGGGAGCGGCAGACGCGATTCGAGCATCGGGTGACGCTGGAGGACCTCCACAAGCAGATCGCCGTCGGCGCCGTCAAGGAGCTGGGGATCATCATCAAGGGCGACGTGGACGGCTCGGTGGGGGCGCTCGCGGACGCGCTCGAGAAGCTGTCGACGCCCGAGGTCAAGGTCGTCGTCATCCGCAAGGCGGTCGGCGCCGTCACCGAGACGGACGTGCTGCTGGCCGCGGCGTCCAACGCGATCATCGTCGGGTTCCACATCAGCGCAGCGCCGCGGGTGAGGGAACTCGCGAAGCGCGAGCGCGTGGAGATCAGGCTCTACAAGGTGATCTACGAGGTGGTCGAGGACATCCGCGCGGCGATGGAGGGCCTCCTGGAGCCGGAGCGTCGCGAGGTTCCGGTCGGCAGGGCGGAGGTGCGCGAGGTCTTCCGCATCCCGAACAGAGGGCTCGTGGCCGGCTGCTACGTCCTCTCGGGATCGGTGAAGCGCGGGTCCCGAGCGCGCGTGATCCGTGACGAGATGGTGGTGTACGAGGGGACGATCGACTCGCTCAGGCGCTTCAAGGATGATGCGCGCGAGGTGCAGACCGGCTTCGAGTGCGGCATCGGCATGGAGGGCCTCGGCGACGTGCAGGCGAACGACCTCATCGAGACCTACGACATCGAGGAGGTCGCTCGGAAGCTGAGCGCGGCGTCCGGGCGCTAG
- a CDS encoding DUF503 domain-containing protein, whose amino-acid sequence MVVGALRLRLFIGQSNSLKARRSVVRSLKDRIRSRFNVSVAEVGEQDLWQSAAIGIAAVAADGRVVDEVLAGVARLVESDPRVEVIEREQRLA is encoded by the coding sequence ATGGTCGTGGGTGCGTTGAGACTGCGCCTCTTCATCGGGCAGAGCAACTCGCTCAAGGCCCGCCGGAGCGTCGTGCGGAGCCTGAAGGACAGGATCAGATCGCGCTTCAACGTCTCGGTCGCCGAGGTGGGCGAGCAGGACCTCTGGCAGAGCGCGGCGATCGGCATCGCGGCTGTTGCGGCCGACGGCCGCGTCGTCGACGAGGTCCTCGCGGGCGTCGCGAGGCTGGTGGAGTCCGATCCGCGGGTCGAGGTCATCGAGCGCGAGCAGCGCCTGGCGTAG